Within Vicia villosa cultivar HV-30 ecotype Madison, WI linkage group LG1, Vvil1.0, whole genome shotgun sequence, the genomic segment ATGTGCGTTCTCCGCATATCTATGAAGTATTATTTTGACAAGTATCATTAACACAAGGAACATAGTTGGATCTTTCTATTTGGAAAATGATAACATTATATTTTCCCGTGATTAAATGAGATAAACCTTGAGGAGGATCACAATCAATGACCCAAGAATCCTATCATAGCAACAAACACGTATGAATTGTTTTAATAGCACGGAGTCACAAACCCTATTTGGCATGATGATCTTCAAATATAAAAGGTACCAGACAACAAAGAGATTTAATGAATTTGCACGTCTCTTCTCTTGATTAAAATTCTCGGTGGGACCTTAAATTTTAATCCAATCTATGTTAGCTTTGCTATACATAGCCGGTCCCAAGCCCCGATAAAAGGAGGGGGTTGTGTTAGGCTTTCGACAGCCAACGTAAAACTTTGTCGAATCTCTATGTCATGGATCAACAACTTTGTATCCTTTTCACCATTTTTTAACATGATACTTCTTGACTTTGTATATCTTATCATTTTGTATATTATCTCCTTGATTACATATGCACTAGTATGTGTATATTACTGAAAACAGAAAATGGAAATTTGAAAACAAAGTAAAGAGCCCCTTGGTTTCAAATATCTTAGCCAAACAGTGCCATTAGCCCATGAGCATGCTTTATGGTGTACAGAACAAAGACCATCATGGGTGTTTTGCTTTAACCTAATACTTTGACAGCATCATGCATATATCAAGGTTATCTGTATCTTATGACACATGAAAATCATATTTGATTCGGCACAAAACTGAAGTCAATCAATATGAATCTTTTGATGCAATATGAATCATATTTAGACATGAAATCCCATTTCGAATATCAATTTATTATGATGCAATAGAAACTCAAAATTCAGATAAACGAAAAATGTattattgattgaaattaaaaCTATTACAGAGAGGAATCCCTATAATTCCAAAGCCAAGTGCTCCTCAGAGGAGAGAGAGATGATTCTCACTCTACCCAACCTAAAAGGTTTCTAACCGAAAAATACAGATAATGAATTCTCCCTTGCTATCGTGTCCTTACATAACTAACCTTCTCCCTTTCTATTTGGCTAAGGCCTAAATCCAGTCTCCTATCATGATGACTCTCAATTCACTAATGAATCCCgatctatgaagcacggacatccCGAACACCACCCTGACAATGACACGgcgacacaagtaataatttgtaaaaaatgaataaattaaacgtaaccACAAGTGTCCGACACTGACACGGAGTCATCTTTTTTAGAGGTGTCGATACTACATAGATCCCAATTTATTATAATGAATCACTGCTTAAATTGAGTTTACAGTTACACCGACACCTTTTTTATCAACTCCCTAAAACCAGCCACTTTTCTGTCATTTGATGTATGacttgaattttgaattattttgagGTTTGAAAAATACCAGGCATATAATTTTGTTATGTCACATGTTATACTTCAAAATGTCACAATTTTTATTAGAAATGAACCTTCCAGTTCATAATAAGATTCCATTCGCGATTCAGAAAATCGGTATAAGATTCACAATTTGAATCTTGATTTGATAACCACGGCATATTTTCCCTAAAGTGTTGTCAGTAAGTAAATTCAAAAATATTGTCCAGTCTGAGCAAGTGCAGCTAGCTCAAGAAAAAACCTAGCATCATACTTATTGCATGAAATCAGCAAAGTAAGATGCCTCTTGCCTTCAATAAATAAATGCAGGAAAAAAGTGTTCTGTGCAGCCTTATCATGTTCATTACTGGTAATAATTCCACATCTTTGTGCTCCAAAAATCATAAAGCTTAAAATGCACACATACCTGTGAGCTCTGTACTTCTGATTTGAATTTGGAGAGGTTGGACTCTTGAATCATTTCAGTcttaaaaaaagaaacaaattacAATATTCAGAATTCTACCACGATGACATTTTGCAACACAAAGGAAAATTATACACCCCTATAGAATCACAGCAACATAATAAAAGGAGCGCATCACCAATTTAGTCCCTAAATATAACAAACATTCAAAATGATTCTATAAACCGAAAATCCTTTATCACATTAGTCCTCGCGGATCAGTAAAAGTAGTCCGAAAAATTGCCCAAAGAAGATATAATCGAGGATTTTCAATTTCACAAATCACTTAGAAACACCATTAACTTCACAAACAAAAGTATCTAAATGCTACAATTTCACGGGCTAAATCAGGGATTCGCTAAAAAAACGGCATTAAAGGGTCTTACTTTCTGCATTTCTCCTTTTGATACCAAAGCCTGAGAAACATTCTCAAGACTATCATTCAACACTTCAGTTATAGCAGCAGTTATAGCCTCCGCTTGTTTCGAAGGCACTCCTTGTCCCTCCAATCTCCTAACCTAGAAAACAACCacaattcaaaacaacaaaaccaatAAACTAAACCATAATCATAAAATGCAATGCAACCATTAACCATTAAGCTAAACCAATAGaaataaagaaaaactgaaattACAAGAGCCAATGTGTCAACGAGAAACAAGTGTTTTCCACTGGATTTGACGAGTTGAGAATGCGAAAAATATCGTGTGGTTGAAAGTGAAGGTGAAAAATATGGATCGAATATTGAAGTTTGAAAGGAAGACGATGTTGGTAGTGCTTTCGGAAGCCCTAAATCTCGTAGTCCGGATAATTGTCGCATATGCCTACAAACCGCGGCCATGGAGGAACTATAGACTGAATTTCAGGTTCCGAATTCGAATTTGATTGATGAAAACGTTCTCAGCAATTAAAGAAGAAGAATATGGATTTAGGGAAAAGAATGAGAGTTGAAAAGAATGtgtaattaaaattgattaaaaaataaataaaaatagatgatgataataataaaaatgattatatGCATAGGGAAAAGCGAAATGGACGGTTTGCTCACGTTGCGAAAAGCGCACGGGTTAGGACAACGCAAATTCAATGCCTTCCTCAGCAaacatatgtgtgtgtgtgttttttttttttttggtttagtggtttttgttgtttgtttatcaATTGCTATGagtaaaaaaaaccaatttttcaaataaaaaacataatatctCAATCATTGATACTCTTAGGTATTTGATGAAATTCCATTTATGTCTCTTGATTTCGAAGATGCACATAAAGagtactttttttttttgccaaagttacatctacaaaaatattttaaactaaatAGCATTAGGAAAAACTCTAATAAGTCAGTTCAGGGGATATTTCAGAGCTACATATACAGAACGTCTACGCGCCAGAATATTGCATAGATGTAGCTCCAGAACTATCTGATATATTTTAAATCAGCATGATTACTCATTgttgtttttcttcttcaaaaCTCACCTTCACCAACCTACaaaccctacatcatcaatatcatttttcactccaaaactctaactttttggtgcaacaaatcaaagggagcaacAAAAGACTGAATTTCAGGTAAAGATTCATCTTTGTCCATTACATTGCTCACATTGATCatcaaatttttgtaaaaaatgtAATGTTGTTTCCGTAGGTACAGTTCCggaacgtgttgaagatgaacacgttCCATAGGTACATCTCCAAAATATATTTGTGTTGTTTTTTTCAACAGATTTgtgattttttgttatttttgttattgtttacaAATATGTATGGTGCACTCTGATAATATCTCAAAAGAATTAGTTTCTACAAAGAAAAACTCAATGGTGAATACACATATCACTTGGACAATTGTTTAAAATGTTGGAATATTGCCTTGATCATGAAAAGAGAAAACAATcctttttgttttgtaaattttgaaagaatgaagaaCATTTTTTATAGAATAGTGGCATATTCCAATAATGGCTAGATAGTAGATTATGTCCCAGAAGGGGATAGTTCAAAGCTCAGACGATTTCTCCTAGTGCCAACATACATTTCGGCACAATCATTTTATGGGACCATTCATGCTAAGTCATTAAATTTAAGGGTGTTGCTTGGTGTCTTAGGTTGTCCCTTGACTCTAATTCCCTCAGATTATGATCCTGCTTTTAAGTATTCACAATCACACAAAGATACCCATTTGTAAGTTCTCTCAACTcatcaaaatgttgtctttttagCATTAATTTTTGTATTAATAATTGAAAATTGCAAGATGAGAAATGATAAGCATGCCCAGAGCTTCTTGACATTACACCGTATATTGATGCGGTTATGCatacttttttcttttgtttattatctacaatataagaaaatgaaTTGGTCTGGAAAATACTGAAATGCCCCTCTTCTTAGTTATGCTTCCACGTGGCTATCTTTTCCATCTTCCATCTTTTATTGTTCCATTGTTTCTATTCTACTCCCCTTCAACTTTTCTTTTGGAAATgacttttttattaattttttgggAAGACaactataaatttaatatttaaaatcttCCATCTTGGAAAGACAAATTTCATTTTTTCTTCTATACTCAAATCAAATGTCTTTTCTATCACTTGCCTATACAACCCCTTTgccctctctctctccctctctctctcttcagCACTCTTCTTCCATACTCAACCATATCACATCTTCAAACCCCATCTTCCATCTTCATAACTCAACCATCTTCCATCTTGAAAAGTTAACCATCTTAACTCAACCATCTTCCATCTTGAAAAGTTAATCATCTTCCTTCTTCAACCTCTCTTCCTACACTTGCCATACTCTCACTTTGCTATCTCTTTCTTCAGACACCTTCTTTCATATTCAACCATATTCCATATTCAAAACTTTTGCTTcatttttcatatcatctacTATTTTTCATCAACGGAACAAAAAAAATTAGCGATTCACATTCAGATTTATAAAaggtaaaatatttaaattttatggtTTTCGATTTGTATTTTTTTCTCTCAGATctgatttttttgttgttgtttttagtgAATGgtaaatttggtttttttgttcGATTTACAACTCTTCTCTTGGATctgaatttttgttatttttactgAGCGGTGATGAGGAGAGGCAGAAGCTTTTctcaggaagttgtcaattttGAGGCAATATTATGAACAATgccaaaaatttcaattttttatttttttttaaagtaaagaTTGGTCTAAAATTCAATATTTAAGATGATGATGGACAATGGTAATCACTTatgtttttttcttccattttaactaattgtgttttttttatttcatttgatgTAATATGAACTTTAAAATTTGATGAAAAGATTTGAATGTTTTTTATTTTGGATGTATAAGTTGGTCTGAACAATAAGAGCTTTTAAATGGATTTCACTTGAAGATGAGGAAGATAATATAATTCCTTCGATGTTTGATttctatatatattatataaaataattattaagaaTTAAAATATTGTATGTAAATCATTCCCTATTTAGATAGTTTAAaaaagtatattttcaaaatattttgcctactcctttaattttataatttcaaacactattattttatatttttattatacaaCAATGAGTGAATTTTTTTTGTGTAGTTTTAATAAAATGTTATAAATTAATAAGTTAACTTAAATACATATAAACTAAATGTgaatttcacaattttttttagtaATATTCAATTTTACGtaagaaaattcaaaatatttaataaaatatgttataaataataatttatttaaaatataaactattaaattttatatatatatatatatatatatatatatatatatatatatatatatatatatatatatatatatgatactttttaaaaatcactaaataaataaataaaaataaatcagatAGATGTATTGaccacttttttaaaaaaatatttaaaaataactatatgTGTTTATATTGTGGGAGAGTgtacatatttaaaatattattaaatattttaatagtttATGTAATATAATGTTAAATATTAAAACAGATGTTTTATCCAATGTTTAATATAATAccccttttatttactttttttttatgcACACATAATGATTGAACTCTATGCATCTACTTGACAACTACTCTTTTGTACAAAATCTAAAATTGTTCCTAATTAAAAATCATTCATATCCTTTCTCCCTCCTGCTTTAAAGAAATTGCataagaaattgcatataataatgCACTAAATATAATAGTAACTACATATTTCTTCTCTCCCATGTTTTGAAGGGCTTTAATAATAATTGAGATTGAACTTTATTTAATTACGGTAAAATAAATAGATGATTGGAATTGAACCAAGTAATTCAACTCTACTATTATATCAAATCAAACAAatacaaatatattatttgttttaatttttatatacttTCATACTTAAAACGTGTtgagtatttaattaattaattttaaattctaatttataaaaaataaatgtcaatgataaaatttaaaatatgtacttattaattaaatatgaGTTTTATAGAAAAGTGGAATTAGAAGTCTAAAAGAAAGTGTCAGTTttgctttttgaaaataaaagaaaagtggGATTAAAAGTTTGAAAGAATATGTGAGTTTTAAGATGTGATAAATCACTTACAGCATATCATAATCATTATAGTAGATCCTAGGAATAGTATGTCTATTAGTAGGTTGTAGGTTGGTATGTGTTATACAATGTCATGTGACTTCTCAATTCATATTACTGGAAAAAAATTGTACTTATATTGCTACACTTTTCACGTGCTTCTATTTATGATATTAATTTAGTTTGATCTTAACCAATTTGATTCTAAACCAATCCAATTTATAACcgttttaaatttatgtttctattatttgaatttctttgaacaTAGATACATATGTCAATTTGGCCCATAcctaacgggacatgaagttacttaatgttgattatttatttcccaaataataattattaattttaattttaaaaattttatattaaaaaaatgtacatctaatattaaaaaaaaaacatttgaaatgaGACATgaatttattgatcaaaatattgattattaacgggacataaaattactgattaaaatattttttaacgaGACATGAAGTCATCAAATAGAGGTTATCATTTGTTTGTCTCacactttttttataaataaattaatattgcgcatataatttttaataaatacaaCATCAATTAGACTATCAATTATTCTCTTCATAtaagttttttataaataaatttatattacacatgttttaaatataaatttacgATTTGATACTATAAAATGGTAGAATTTAAATCAATCAGTTAATTAAAGAATAAAAGTGTCTCTCCTATTAAagaataaataatagaaaataataaaaaaattcataaaacttTAATGACCATATTATTGTGTAGTTTATATTTTGCCACCCTTTTTACTGCTATGACAAGACAACACATCTACATCTTATCAAAAGTAATAAttctttgtattttaatatattagtttTTCATCAGTTTGCATAGTTACCTATCTCTAACTCTATGTACATATTGTTAGAGCAATCTATGATGACTTATTTATTCccaaaatttaattatataatgtttttttattcaaGATGTGACATATAAAAATACAATCTACTTTTTAGaaacaaaatgaaaaaatatatattttttccacCTTTGTCTCCGTAACTCTCTTTTTTATAAAGcagtttaaaaattattatttttaaatatttaaaaatattatactttTATTGTATTGTTTGGATCTAAAAAATTAGCAtaaagttaaatatttttttacaaattttttagagagagaagacaactatataaaaaataaaaatattattttaaaaaaaatagcacaattgattttagtatttttaaatatttataaaaaactaattattttcTTCTACCAATTTTTGGGATAAAAAAGAAAACATCCATATAGAAGAAAGAATCAAAAAGATGCGTATTTtacctatttttttattttatctttttttaagtATACATATTCATTTcaactaaaattaataaaataaaattaagattatTAGTCAAAGGTATTTAAAACGTTTAAATAGACTATAAACTAGAAATATATTATACATagtactacctccgttcctttatataagagacaatTGAACTTTTTAAGTTCattaaataatcaatgtatctggcATGTATAttgactagatacattaattatttagtGAATCTAGAAAAGTGAATTGTCTCTTACATataggaacggaggtagtataaattaaatattaaatgatAATAAATAGAGTGATTGTACAAACTACAAACCTTAACTGTGATTTGACAAgtctatataaataaaaaaattaaaatataataattcatGATAAAAACTAAaagtgtgtttggttcaaatgagggggaggggagggattttaatggaggggagagaaggggaggggaggtgaggggatttttttaatcagatgTGTGTTTGGTctaaacgaggggaggggaggggaagggatggattttaattaaaaatatgtttggttcaggaggggaggggagggattttattaataatttacatttttatccttattatcttatataagtgatacaatatgatattcaaatgtgaaaaatctatacatatttttttgttagtaaaatttctaatattgagtggctaaaaagttataatttactacataatgttaaaaaattgagttcacttaattcgaataaaatattcaaaaacaaattaaactatatgttgataataactttgaaatcgtaatgaattatttaacacataaaataatttattattaaatataaatggtttaaatcttttaataaaataaattaattaattgaaattaaaattttaaaatatgatataaaagaaaatatgataggatacataacaaaattaaaaaaaaacataaataaacataaaagagttataaaaaaaatcaaaaaagtgaaatgattatgatttatatcaaggacaaaaatttcaaaataatttgaaggtggagaataattataataagttgatagaagcaattgagaaaaatcacacagaagagagcaataatacaaaagaaaatgaataattttgaaatattagaATAAAACTGAGggtattatagtaattataataatttttaaaatattaaagttgagattccctcccctcccctccaaatcccgcCGATTTGGAGGGGcgcaaaaagtgtgttttggaggggtttttctcccctcccctcccctgcCTTTCCCtcctaaaatttgaaccaaacacatttaattaaaaatattctctcccctcccctccccttccttccatctaccccgaaccaaacacaccctaaagaaAAGTTGCAAAAGTGTATGATGGAGTAGTCACATATTGTCAAAAATGATTAAAAGGGTATGATGGAGTAGTTACGTATTGGCAAAAGGTTAAAGTAATATTTTTCTTCACTCTAAATATTTTGCAAGAATGTGATCTAGACCTGGTCAATGGGGCACGCAAGATAGAAAAAGCCTAAGGCTGTAAGGcattcactttttatttttatatattatattgtaattattattactacCATTATTGTTCACCTTTATTTTTTGGACAAAACTTAGTTACAATTCTTaaggtgtggttcttactattttattaa encodes:
- the LOC131640573 gene encoding protein FMP32, mitochondrial-like; the protein is MAAVCRHMRQLSGLRDLGLPKALPTSSSFQTSIFDPYFSPSLSTTRYFSHSQLVKSSGKHLFLVDTLALVRRLEGQGVPSKQAEAITAAITEVLNDSLENVSQALVSKGEMQKTEMIQESNLSKFKSEVQSSQGHHFSLLQHETEKLRNDIEKMRSELRYEMDKVTAGQRLDLNLERGRTREELSNQSAETNNLTNKLDREIHSLRAQLEAAKYEVIKYCIGTLVSISAVGLAVLRILM